The Sphingobium aromaticiconvertens genome has a segment encoding these proteins:
- a CDS encoding IS1380-like element ISSp1 family transposase: MNDDIASSFGFPAVGRKKITAAFDGGRLTSDGGVLLLAQAERAMGICQRLAACIADPRDPARVIHRLDDILRARVFAIACGYEDADDLDALRDDPGFRLALGKLPESGAGLASQPTMSRWENAPTTRELASMMAAMIDIYCASYPAPPTAVTLDIDDTCDVVHGYQQLSFWNGHHGERCFLPIHIYDTATGRPVAMLLRTGKTPSGKEAAGHIRRLVRHLRRNWPDTHITIRGDGHYGRPEVMAYCDAARVDYVFGLPTNSALRADPAIVAVADACAVKRAQRQCPVLRNYAETRYGAKTWKCQRRVVARIEASTLGMDIRYVVTSLATGSAEHIYDTLYCARGQAENLIKRHKSQLASDRTSCRSANANQMRLILHTAAYWLLWRIQQAMPRTAALASAEFTTLRLRLLKVAARVVESASRIRIAFASACPDADLFRALVLRLKPAPT; the protein is encoded by the coding sequence ATGAACGATGATATCGCAAGCTCATTTGGATTCCCAGCAGTCGGCCGCAAGAAAATCACAGCTGCGTTCGACGGTGGCCGGCTTACCTCGGATGGCGGTGTTCTACTGCTTGCACAGGCCGAGCGCGCGATGGGGATTTGCCAGCGCCTGGCGGCTTGTATTGCCGATCCGCGCGATCCAGCGCGGGTGATCCATCGCCTGGATGACATTCTGCGTGCCCGTGTGTTCGCGATTGCGTGCGGCTATGAGGATGCCGATGATCTCGATGCTCTGCGCGACGATCCAGGCTTCCGCCTGGCGCTCGGCAAGCTGCCGGAATCGGGCGCGGGGCTGGCCAGCCAACCGACGATGAGCCGGTGGGAAAATGCACCGACTACGCGCGAACTGGCCAGCATGATGGCCGCGATGATCGACATCTACTGCGCCAGCTATCCCGCCCCTCCGACAGCGGTCACGCTGGATATCGACGACACGTGCGACGTCGTGCATGGCTATCAACAGCTCTCGTTCTGGAACGGGCATCATGGGGAGCGCTGCTTCCTACCGATCCATATCTACGACACCGCGACCGGCAGGCCGGTGGCCATGCTGCTGCGCACAGGCAAGACGCCTTCTGGAAAGGAGGCGGCGGGGCACATCCGACGCCTGGTGCGTCACCTGCGCCGTAATTGGCCCGATACCCACATCACTATCCGCGGCGACGGGCACTATGGTCGACCCGAGGTCATGGCCTACTGCGATGCGGCCCGCGTCGATTACGTGTTCGGCCTGCCCACCAATTCAGCGCTGCGCGCCGATCCCGCCATTGTTGCGGTCGCCGATGCCTGCGCGGTCAAGCGCGCCCAGCGTCAGTGTCCCGTCCTGCGCAACTATGCCGAGACCCGCTATGGGGCAAAGACCTGGAAGTGCCAGCGTCGCGTCGTTGCACGGATCGAGGCCAGCACGCTGGGCATGGACATCCGCTATGTCGTCACCTCGTTGGCAACAGGATCGGCCGAGCACATCTACGACACGCTCTACTGCGCGCGTGGTCAGGCCGAGAACCTGATCAAGCGCCACAAGTCCCAGCTCGCCAGCGACCGAACCTCGTGCCGCTCGGCCAATGCCAATCAGATGCGCCTGATACTGCACACTGCCGCATACTGGCTGCTATGGCGCATCCAGCAGGCGATGCCCAGGACCGCTGCTCTGGCAAGCGCGGAGTTTACCACCTTGCGCCTGCGGCTGCTCAAGGTCGCTGCGCGCGTCGTAGAAAGTGCTAGCCGCATCCGCATTGCCTTCGCTTCCGCCTGTCCGGATGCCGACCTGTTCCGCGCCCTCGTTCTCCGGCTGAAGCCTGCGCCGACGTAG
- a CDS encoding integrase, which produces MATETAREGPEIAVAPPEAVLPAVRASADLAWTIVQMRAGERITVNEGLIAAYQAASSPHSIRALKSDVEAFDAWCRRNNRIALPATAETVADYLDSRAGKGSRPASLSRYKASIAKIHQLLELKDPTPAPLVKLRLQAVRREKGAAQKQARPLRFKGPVRDVERDKARGLNVRALLECCGNDLPGLRDRALLSAAYDTGLRASELVAVAIEHIEEAIDPEARLLQILHSKGDQEGEGATAYLSPRTVAAIVAWTEAAGITAGPLFRRVQVRRYKARAAVRGRPIDSISGREAWDLRKTVSKPAVKARVEYDIGTVALHPGSIGPIFRSIIQRAFDLGALPDLTGEDLSRLLKGISAHSTRIGLNQDLFASGEDLAGIMDALRWKSPRMALAYNRNLAAEQGAAGRLMSKLA; this is translated from the coding sequence ATGGCCACCGAAACCGCCCGGGAAGGGCCAGAAATCGCCGTAGCGCCGCCTGAGGCTGTCCTGCCGGCCGTCAGGGCGTCGGCCGACCTTGCGTGGACGATCGTGCAGATGCGCGCCGGCGAGCGCATCACCGTCAACGAGGGCCTGATCGCCGCCTATCAGGCCGCTTCATCGCCCCATAGCATCCGTGCGCTCAAGTCCGACGTCGAGGCGTTCGATGCGTGGTGTAGGCGCAACAACCGGATTGCACTGCCGGCGACGGCCGAGACGGTGGCCGACTATCTCGACTCGCGGGCAGGCAAGGGGAGCCGCCCAGCCTCGCTATCCCGCTACAAGGCGTCGATCGCCAAGATCCACCAGTTGCTCGAACTCAAGGACCCAACCCCCGCGCCGCTGGTCAAGCTGCGGCTGCAAGCGGTGCGCCGTGAGAAGGGCGCAGCGCAGAAGCAGGCAAGGCCGCTGCGGTTCAAGGGGCCGGTGCGCGACGTGGAACGCGATAAGGCGCGTGGTCTCAACGTCCGGGCGCTGCTCGAGTGCTGCGGAAACGATCTGCCGGGGCTGCGCGATCGGGCGCTGCTGTCGGCTGCCTATGACACCGGCCTGCGTGCGTCCGAGTTGGTAGCCGTGGCCATCGAGCATATCGAAGAGGCGATCGATCCCGAGGCGCGGCTGCTGCAGATCCTGCACAGCAAGGGCGATCAGGAGGGGGAGGGGGCAACCGCCTACCTCAGCCCGCGCACCGTGGCGGCGATCGTGGCGTGGACCGAAGCGGCCGGGATCACGGCAGGGCCTTTGTTTCGGCGGGTGCAGGTGCGGCGCTACAAGGCACGCGCCGCCGTGCGCGGTCGGCCGATCGACAGCATCTCTGGCCGCGAAGCCTGGGATCTGCGCAAGACGGTTTCGAAGCCTGCGGTGAAGGCCCGGGTCGAATATGACATCGGCACCGTCGCGCTGCACCCGGGGTCGATCGGGCCGATCTTCCGGTCGATCATCCAGCGCGCGTTCGATCTTGGCGCGCTGCCTGATCTCACGGGCGAGGATCTGTCTCGACTGCTCAAGGGCATCAGCGCGCACTCGACGCGGATCGGGCTCAACCAGGACCTGTTCGCCAGCGGCGAGGATCTGGCTGGGATCATGGATGCGCTGAGGTGGAAGTCCCCACGCATGGCGTTGGCATACAACCGCAACCTCGCCGCTGAGCAAGGCGCCGCCGGCCGCCTGATGTCGAAGCTTGCGTAG
- the ribB gene encoding 3,4-dihydroxy-2-butanone-4-phosphate synthase encodes MIEDILEAAPLAAFGDARERVRRAVERIAAGGGVIVIDDETRENEGDLIFAAETLTVSQMARMIRDGSGIVCLILTTETVDALDLTPMVATNSARNGTAFTVSIEAREGVTTGVSASDRVQTIRTAIAPGARPEHLARPGHVFPLRAHPDGLFARRGHTEATIDLMRRARRPLAGVLCEVMNPDGTMARVPELVGYALEHDFPIVTIEDLTTIDNT; translated from the coding sequence ATGATCGAGGACATTCTTGAGGCCGCACCGCTGGCCGCGTTCGGAGATGCGCGCGAGCGAGTGCGCCGAGCGGTGGAGCGGATCGCGGCCGGTGGAGGCGTCATCGTAATCGATGACGAGACCCGTGAGAATGAGGGCGACCTCATTTTCGCCGCCGAGACGCTGACCGTCTCGCAGATGGCGCGCATGATCCGCGACGGATCGGGCATCGTCTGCCTGATCCTCACCACTGAAACCGTCGATGCGCTCGACCTTACGCCGATGGTCGCGACCAATTCGGCGCGCAACGGAACGGCCTTCACCGTCTCCATTGAGGCGCGGGAAGGCGTGACGACCGGGGTTTCCGCATCTGATCGCGTTCAGACCATTCGCACAGCGATTGCTCCCGGCGCGCGTCCGGAGCATCTGGCTCGCCCGGGGCATGTATTCCCGCTCCGCGCTCACCCTGACGGTCTCTTCGCCCGTCGTGGCCATACCGAAGCCACGATCGACTTGATGCGAAGGGCTCGCCGTCCGCTCGCAGGTGTCCTGTGCGAAGTCATGAATCCGGATGGGACGATGGCGCGGGTGCCGGAACTTGTCGGCTATGCGCTGGAGCATGATTTCCCGATCGTCACGATCGAGGACCTCACCACGATCGACAACACATGA